One genomic segment of Deinococcus radiopugnans ATCC 19172 includes these proteins:
- a CDS encoding phosphotransferase, producing the protein MPEVRNADWTPAERAALLRALSTPYPLTAPVFVHGDVYRHNLLADAAGRYAGVLDWGNAGWATLEHECAVLDDLEPALVRWGGRLDTGLLWRLRLELLLKVCGAGRISPNAVRKVLQHCT; encoded by the coding sequence ATGCCGGAAGTGAGAAATGCGGACTGGACGCCTGCCGAGAGGGCAGCGCTGCTGAGGGCGTTGTCCACGCCCTACCCGCTGACCGCGCCCGTGTTCGTTCATGGTGACGTGTACCGCCACAACCTGCTGGCCGACGCGGCGGGCCGTTACGCCGGGGTGCTGGACTGGGGCAATGCGGGCTGGGCCACCCTGGAACACGAATGCGCCGTGCTGGACGACTTGGAACCCGCGCTGGTCCGCTGGGGCGGGCGACTGGATACGGGGTTGCTGTGGCGACTGCGCCTGGAACTGCTGCTGAAGGTCTGCGGGGCGGGCCGTATTTCCCCCAACGCCGTGCGGAAGGTGTTGCAACACTGCACATGA